In a single window of the Planctomycetia bacterium genome:
- a CDS encoding nitric-oxide reductase large subunit: MKNYRLWISLALVIAGSFLVLIYYGIEIYRVAPPIPSAVVGPDGRVLMTDSDIRDGQNVWQSLGGQELGSIWGHGAYVAPDWSADWLHREAEQILEEKARGLGAESFEKLDLDRQAMLKAALQRELRGNQVNAETNVLTISAERAAAIRTVGMHYASLFADDPAMEELRDAYAIPANAIKDPSRQSAMNAFFFWTAWTCVTNRPGSEITYTNNWPPDELVGNRPTGAIVVWSVISFVLLLGGIAALAWYFAIQRNKDEPEHAAPDIDPLMALNPTPSMQAVLKYFWVVAALIVVQVGFGAVTAHYGVEGSGFYGFPLAKWLPYSVTRTWHTQLGIFWIATAWLATGLYMAPAVSGHEPKFQRAGVNFLFVCLLIIVVGSMAGQWLSVQQKLGFTAGFWFGHQGYEYVDLGRFWQIFLFIGLILWLFLMGRAMWPALRRPGEHRQLLSLFFIASVAIALFYGAGLMWGRQTHLAIAEYWRWWVVHLWVEGFFEVFATVVIAFLFTRMGLLRTATATVAVLFSTTIFLAGGIIGTFHHLYFTGTPTIVLALGATFSALEVVPLVLIGFEAYENLTLSRVRPWVIAYKWPIYFFIAVAFWNLVGAGLFGFLINPPIALYYMQGLNTTPVHGHAALFGVYGMLGIGLMLFCMKGLASHKQWRTGALAYAFWSINIGLALMVMVSLLPVGLMQTWASVHRGMWYARSAEFLQTPIMDTLRWLRVLGDTVFATGVLALGYFILGLKTGWSLSPLNETIGQTIPNNRGKGTQTPATATAN, translated from the coding sequence ATGAAGAACTATCGACTCTGGATTTCGTTGGCTCTTGTCATCGCGGGTTCATTTCTGGTTCTCATCTACTACGGGATCGAAATCTACCGAGTAGCTCCCCCTATTCCCTCTGCCGTAGTGGGCCCCGACGGCCGAGTCCTCATGACCGACTCCGACATACGAGACGGCCAGAACGTCTGGCAATCTCTCGGAGGACAGGAACTTGGGAGCATCTGGGGACACGGTGCGTACGTCGCACCAGATTGGTCGGCGGACTGGCTGCATCGCGAGGCTGAGCAGATTCTCGAAGAGAAGGCCCGAGGCCTTGGTGCGGAGAGTTTCGAAAAGCTGGACCTCGACCGGCAGGCCATGCTTAAGGCGGCGCTTCAAAGGGAATTACGCGGCAACCAGGTGAATGCCGAAACAAATGTCCTCACCATCTCCGCGGAGCGCGCGGCGGCCATTCGGACCGTCGGAATGCACTACGCGAGCCTCTTCGCCGATGACCCTGCGATGGAGGAGCTGCGCGACGCCTACGCGATTCCCGCCAACGCAATCAAAGACCCCTCGCGGCAGTCGGCGATGAATGCCTTTTTCTTCTGGACCGCGTGGACCTGCGTGACCAATCGGCCCGGCAGCGAAATCACCTATACAAACAACTGGCCACCGGATGAACTCGTCGGCAACAGGCCGACCGGCGCCATTGTCGTCTGGTCGGTAATCAGCTTCGTATTGCTGCTCGGCGGCATTGCCGCCCTGGCATGGTACTTTGCCATTCAGCGAAATAAGGATGAGCCCGAGCACGCCGCACCGGACATCGATCCGCTGATGGCTCTGAATCCGACTCCCTCAATGCAAGCCGTGCTCAAATACTTTTGGGTCGTCGCCGCGCTTATTGTCGTCCAGGTCGGCTTTGGCGCGGTCACGGCGCATTACGGCGTCGAGGGATCGGGCTTCTACGGCTTTCCCCTCGCCAAGTGGCTGCCCTACTCGGTGACGCGAACCTGGCATACCCAGCTCGGCATCTTCTGGATCGCTACGGCCTGGCTTGCCACCGGCCTGTACATGGCCCCCGCAGTCTCCGGACACGAACCGAAGTTCCAGCGCGCAGGCGTCAATTTCCTCTTCGTCTGTCTGCTCATCATCGTCGTCGGGTCGATGGCCGGACAATGGTTGTCCGTTCAGCAAAAGCTCGGCTTCACGGCGGGCTTCTGGTTCGGTCACCAGGGATACGAATACGTGGACCTGGGCCGCTTCTGGCAAATATTCCTGTTCATCGGTCTTATTCTCTGGCTGTTCTTGATGGGCCGGGCGATGTGGCCCGCGCTGCGACGACCCGGTGAACACCGCCAACTGCTCAGCCTCTTCTTCATCGCATCCGTCGCCATCGCCTTGTTCTACGGCGCAGGCCTCATGTGGGGACGCCAGACGCACCTGGCCATCGCCGAGTACTGGCGATGGTGGGTGGTGCACCTGTGGGTCGAGGGCTTCTTTGAGGTGTTCGCAACCGTGGTCATCGCGTTCCTGTTCACCCGAATGGGTCTCCTGAGAACCGCGACCGCGACGGTCGCCGTACTCTTCTCTACGACGATTTTCCTCGCCGGCGGAATCATTGGCACGTTCCATCATCTCTACTTCACCGGCACCCCCACGATCGTGCTTGCACTCGGCGCAACCTTCAGCGCCCTGGAGGTGGTGCCGCTCGTCCTGATCGGCTTCGAGGCGTACGAAAATCTCACGCTCAGCCGCGTGCGGCCGTGGGTCATCGCCTACAAGTGGCCGATTTACTTCTTCATCGCCGTTGCCTTCTGGAACCTCGTCGGCGCGGGCCTGTTCGGGTTCCTCATCAATCCGCCGATCGCCCTCTACTACATGCAGGGATTGAACACCACGCCGGTCCACGGCCATGCCGCCCTCTTCGGCGTCTATGGAATGCTGGGCATCGGGCTCATGTTGTTTTGCATGAAGGGACTGGCCTCTCATAAGCAGTGGCGCACTGGCGCGCTGGCGTATGCATTCTGGTCCATCAATATCGGTCTGGCCTTGATGGTAATGGTCAGCCTGCTGCCCGTCGGACTGATGCAGACCTGGGCGAGCGTCCATCGCGGAATGTGGTATGCCCGGTCCGCCGAGTTCCTTCAGACCCCGATCATGGACACCCTTCGGTGGCTGCGCGTCCTGGGCGATACCGTGTTCGCAACCGGCGTACTGGCCCTTGGCTATTTCATCCTGGGGCTGAAGACCGGATGGTCGCTGAGTCCATTGAACGAGACCATAGGACAGACGATCCCCAATAATCGTGGCAAGGGCACGCAAACTCCCGCGACGGCCACTGCGAACTGA
- a CDS encoding dihydrofolate reductase: protein MRTVIIVAMNQNRLIGKAGGLPWHVPADLKHFKQTTMGHALIMGRKTYDSCGKPLPGRRNVVITRDPTKYTAVANADASMPKDTTLDFVATLDAAIELCRSRREEIAFIAGGSQIYAQAMPLVDEMIITMINAPDAEGDALFPEFDESAWETSPFTADPSLRVTHYRRKPTSGS from the coding sequence ATGCGAACCGTCATCATCGTCGCCATGAATCAGAATCGCCTCATCGGCAAGGCCGGCGGCCTGCCTTGGCATGTCCCCGCCGATCTTAAGCACTTCAAGCAGACGACCATGGGCCATGCCCTCATCATGGGCCGCAAGACCTACGACTCCTGCGGCAAGCCGCTGCCCGGTCGGCGAAACGTCGTCATCACCCGCGATCCGACAAAGTACACGGCCGTGGCGAATGCGGACGCATCGATGCCGAAGGACACCACGCTCGATTTTGTCGCAACTCTGGACGCGGCAATTGAGCTGTGCCGATCGCGTCGCGAGGAGATCGCCTTCATCGCCGGCGGCTCGCAGATTTACGCCCAGGCGATGCCGCTCGTCGACGAAATGATCATCACCATGATTAACGCTCCGGACGCCGAGGGTGACGCGCTCTTTCCGGAATTCGACGAATCAGCATGGGAAACATCCCCCTTTACGGCCGATCCGTCACTTCGCGTCACTCACTACCGGCGTAAGCCGACATCAGGATCCTGA
- a CDS encoding Rrf2 family transcriptional regulator gives MISQTAEYALRAVVWLASQGDGSLGTQHIAEATRVPAGYLSKVLQALARRGLVVSHPGRNGGFALVRRAEEISVLDVINAVDPIQRIKTCPLDLKTHGVDLCPLHRRLDDAMAKAEEAFASSTIAELLAEPTTSTPLCETKTIALSVGKGKGPKQA, from the coding sequence ATGATTTCCCAGACCGCAGAGTACGCACTAAGGGCCGTCGTCTGGCTGGCGTCTCAAGGCGACGGTTCGCTGGGAACGCAGCATATCGCGGAGGCAACTCGCGTTCCCGCCGGATATTTGTCAAAGGTGCTTCAAGCCCTTGCCCGCAGGGGACTGGTTGTCTCGCATCCCGGACGAAACGGTGGCTTTGCCCTGGTCAGGCGTGCCGAGGAAATCTCGGTGCTTGATGTGATCAATGCCGTGGACCCGATTCAACGGATCAAGACATGTCCGCTCGATTTGAAGACTCACGGCGTCGACCTGTGCCCCCTTCATCGCCGCCTGGATGACGCGATGGCCAAGGCGGAAGAGGCCTTCGCGAGCTCGACCATTGCGGAATTGCTGGCCGAGCCGACTACGAGCACACCGCTCTGCGAGACTAAAACGATCGCGCTCTCGGTTGGAAAGGGTAAAGGACCGAAGCAGGCGTAA